The Pyrococcus horikoshii OT3 genome includes a window with the following:
- a CDS encoding HAD family hydrolase produces the protein MKPALIWDFDGVLVYTPHEKAWREATRKYGGDIDHEFYVKYVSGKPRYEGAHNILTLTGIYEKYGANSEEEKERLLKEFAEFKNKILNELIDKGEYEVNWGAIEFLLNAKKSGILNALASASRNASKLASRIIVNDKRLVELFDVNVSGLASTKKEVFRLAIEELKRRFSPTCFIIIEDAPAGVKAGKELGSLVLGYERDTTLEEADMRFRDFKELNPSVIFELCKEGKI, from the coding sequence ATGAAGCCGGCCTTAATATGGGATTTTGATGGAGTCCTGGTTTACACTCCTCATGAAAAAGCGTGGAGAGAAGCCACTAGAAAGTATGGTGGGGATATTGACCATGAATTCTACGTTAAGTATGTATCTGGAAAACCAAGGTATGAAGGGGCCCATAATATCTTGACGTTAACTGGGATCTATGAAAAGTATGGAGCGAATTCAGAAGAGGAGAAAGAGAGACTACTAAAAGAATTTGCGGAGTTTAAGAATAAGATCCTTAACGAGCTTATAGATAAGGGAGAGTATGAGGTAAATTGGGGTGCCATAGAGTTTTTATTAAATGCTAAGAAAAGTGGAATATTAAATGCACTAGCCTCGGCTTCAAGAAATGCATCTAAACTAGCATCAAGGATCATCGTCAACGATAAAAGGTTAGTAGAGCTATTTGACGTAAATGTAAGTGGCCTGGCATCAACAAAGAAGGAAGTTTTTAGACTAGCAATTGAAGAATTAAAGAGGAGATTTTCTCCAACATGCTTCATAATAATTGAGGACGCCCCAGCGGGAGTTAAAGCAGGAAAGGAACTAGGGAGCTTAGTCCTGGGATATGAAAGGGATACGACCCTAGAGGAAGCAGACATGAGATTTAGGGATTTTAAAGAGCTTAATCCTTCCGTCATATTCGAACTATGTAAGGAGGGGAAGATATGA
- a CDS encoding TrmB family transcriptional regulator — translation MDEYNFIVEKLQELGLTKREAEVYLAILMKNGATVKDLLETLDVHQPQLYNIIQSLIRKGFIRASAGRPRVYTANDITALIDVQKMKLDSLKRILQEELGKIRENEGEEPYISYVRSLEGVLASAIETINSAEVEIRAELPYQIYKELSPYFVSALRRGINLYLLVYPTTKSFIELADFKNQIKVKTSELGNFLLIISDLHRAVYSKRRFFTIHKLPISENEVYGYIIHEKDLLLRLLNIHNNLWVKAKEIIGWIPGPEVYPKTFIDFSMALNELEALLRLGYTPIVRVLGRDVKSEYPIEVSGRVRAVNRIGIVSNFILESNEGTFTVGGFDAEIEDIEAQRVIIEKVEREGGKKP, via the coding sequence ATGGATGAGTATAACTTCATAGTAGAGAAACTCCAGGAATTAGGGCTGACCAAGAGAGAGGCCGAGGTTTACTTAGCTATTCTCATGAAAAATGGAGCTACTGTAAAGGATCTCTTGGAGACCCTTGACGTTCATCAGCCCCAACTTTACAACATCATTCAAAGCCTCATAAGGAAGGGATTCATAAGGGCATCCGCAGGAAGACCTAGAGTGTATACAGCAAACGACATAACAGCATTAATAGATGTGCAAAAAATGAAGCTAGATTCCCTCAAGAGAATTCTCCAAGAAGAGTTAGGAAAAATAAGGGAAAATGAAGGTGAAGAGCCGTATATATCTTATGTAAGGAGTTTAGAGGGAGTTCTAGCGAGTGCCATAGAAACCATAAACTCTGCGGAAGTTGAAATAAGGGCCGAATTACCATATCAAATCTATAAAGAGCTTTCACCGTATTTTGTTAGCGCTCTTCGGAGAGGAATAAACTTATACCTTCTAGTATATCCAACTACAAAGAGTTTTATCGAGCTCGCCGATTTTAAAAACCAGATAAAAGTAAAGACATCTGAATTGGGAAATTTCCTACTAATAATATCAGACCTCCACAGGGCCGTATATTCCAAGCGCAGGTTCTTCACGATCCATAAGTTACCAATTTCTGAAAATGAAGTTTATGGTTACATAATTCATGAGAAGGACCTCCTCTTAAGGCTCTTGAACATACACAACAACTTATGGGTCAAGGCCAAGGAGATCATAGGCTGGATCCCAGGACCAGAGGTGTATCCGAAGACGTTTATAGACTTCTCAATGGCCCTTAATGAGCTAGAAGCATTGCTTAGACTAGGGTATACTCCAATAGTGAGGGTGCTTGGAAGGGATGTAAAAAGTGAGTACCCGATTGAAGTTTCCGGGAGGGTTAGGGCCGTTAACAGGATAGGAATAGTGAGCAACTTCATCTTGGAGAGTAACGAGGGAACGTTTACTGTTGGAGGATTTGACGCTGAAATTGAAGATATAGAAGCCCAGAGGGTTATAATTGAGAAAGTCGAAAGGGAAGGAGGAAAGAAACCATGA
- a CDS encoding ABC transporter substrate-binding protein, with protein sequence MRKPLLVGFLILALVLSTIAAGCIGGGTTQTSPTQSPTGTQSPTPTQTTETITKTETKTMIQNQVFIRFAGWSAGETEMKNYQRMIELFEKENPNIKVKYEVITQMFHENILASFGAGVAPDVFYVDSSWAPIFIEKGALYPISELADESFINKFYPFLLEPFKKNGKLYGLPKDWSMLALFYNKKLFEQAGLTKPPETWDELLEYAKIITEKTGKPGLAIYLGGFNRYVPVAVSNGAPKPWFEKPEDASWFDNPVVRETLTWYINLYRKGKVEREKKGLPPYVVAPEDVGAGWLGDAFGQQKVAMVISGNWMIPFLADQFPNFKYGEDWDIAPLPAGKNGRVTMVYTVILGINSKTKHPKEAWKFVEFILGPRGQKELVVKAGQTLPSMKGFENDPDLWPQHRKTLSFKYDKMIVFLWGPKSGPLEAKFSDAMAAAMRGDMSIDEAIETMKQVVQEELSQ encoded by the coding sequence ATGAGAAAGCCCCTCTTGGTTGGGTTTTTGATCCTTGCCCTGGTTTTGTCCACAATAGCTGCAGGATGCATAGGTGGAGGAACAACGCAAACAAGTCCAACACAGTCCCCAACTGGGACTCAATCTCCAACACCAACTCAGACGACTGAAACTATAACTAAGACGGAAACTAAGACAATGATACAAAATCAAGTATTCATTAGATTTGCAGGTTGGAGTGCTGGAGAAACTGAAATGAAAAATTACCAGAGAATGATAGAACTCTTTGAGAAGGAAAATCCAAACATAAAAGTAAAGTACGAGGTTATAACTCAGATGTTCCATGAGAATATCCTAGCCTCCTTTGGAGCCGGTGTTGCGCCAGATGTTTTCTATGTTGATAGCTCCTGGGCTCCAATATTCATAGAGAAAGGGGCCTTATATCCAATTTCAGAGCTTGCAGATGAAAGCTTCATAAACAAGTTTTATCCATTCCTATTGGAGCCATTTAAAAAGAATGGAAAACTCTATGGTCTTCCAAAGGACTGGAGCATGCTTGCGCTATTTTACAATAAAAAGCTCTTTGAACAAGCGGGCCTCACTAAGCCGCCCGAGACGTGGGATGAATTGCTAGAGTACGCAAAGATAATAACAGAGAAAACTGGAAAGCCAGGGTTGGCTATATATCTAGGAGGATTTAATAGATACGTTCCTGTTGCCGTTAGCAATGGAGCACCTAAGCCGTGGTTTGAAAAACCGGAAGATGCTTCATGGTTCGATAACCCGGTCGTTAGGGAAACGTTAACTTGGTACATTAACTTATACAGAAAAGGAAAGGTGGAAAGAGAAAAGAAGGGCTTACCTCCCTACGTTGTAGCTCCGGAGGATGTTGGAGCTGGTTGGCTTGGTGATGCCTTTGGACAACAGAAAGTTGCCATGGTGATAAGTGGAAATTGGATGATTCCGTTTTTAGCAGATCAGTTCCCGAACTTTAAGTATGGAGAAGATTGGGACATAGCTCCACTACCGGCTGGAAAGAATGGAAGAGTTACGATGGTCTATACGGTTATCCTTGGTATAAACTCAAAGACAAAGCATCCCAAGGAAGCATGGAAATTTGTTGAGTTCATCCTGGGACCAAGAGGTCAGAAAGAGCTAGTGGTTAAAGCTGGGCAGACATTACCAAGTATGAAAGGCTTTGAAAACGACCCTGATCTCTGGCCTCAGCACAGGAAAACACTATCCTTTAAGTATGATAAGATGATAGTATTCCTTTGGGGTCCAAAGTCAGGGCCCCTCGAAGCTAAGTTTAGCGATGCTATGGCCGCTGCAATGAGAGGTGATATGAGCATAGACGAGGCCATAGAGACTATGAAGCAGGTAGTTCAGGAAGAGCTAAGTCAATGA
- a CDS encoding carbohydrate ABC transporter permease yields MPSFLSNFYEKAKNKEIVAGYTLISMAVFLNILFGYFAMIFAFYLSFFEWDYIGKMHFVGLRNFEIMFRDLIRGMKGAPYLLSPFYTGLKNTLLYTLIVVPTQTILAIILAAFANQKIKGQQFFKVSYFLPATTSSVIISLIFIWLFMRNGFINYVLVHVIPGFHPIDWIHDRRYLLYAISLVAIWGTSGHFMVSFLAAMQAIPREIYEAAMLDGAGPIRRFIYITIPMLRPMIVYVVVMGLIGALQMFDLAWVMAGPSGGPGGAGYTIAMDIYNEAFARIRPGVAVAKSWFLFAIIFTTTYLFQRRFGRAIR; encoded by the coding sequence ATGCCTTCATTTCTTTCTAATTTTTATGAAAAGGCTAAAAATAAGGAAATCGTTGCTGGATACACACTAATATCTATGGCGGTTTTTCTGAACATTTTGTTTGGTTATTTTGCTATGATATTCGCCTTCTATCTAAGTTTCTTTGAATGGGACTACATAGGAAAAATGCATTTTGTTGGTTTGAGAAATTTTGAGATAATGTTCAGGGATTTAATAAGGGGAATGAAAGGTGCTCCTTATCTTTTGTCTCCATTCTACACTGGCCTTAAAAACACGCTACTTTACACGCTTATCGTTGTTCCCACTCAAACAATATTAGCGATAATATTAGCCGCATTTGCAAATCAGAAGATTAAAGGTCAGCAGTTTTTTAAGGTTTCCTACTTCCTTCCTGCAACGACATCCTCTGTGATAATATCCTTAATTTTCATCTGGTTATTTATGAGGAATGGCTTCATAAACTATGTTCTAGTTCATGTCATTCCAGGATTTCACCCAATAGATTGGATCCATGATAGGAGGTACCTACTGTACGCTATTTCTTTGGTTGCAATTTGGGGAACTAGTGGGCACTTTATGGTCTCGTTTTTAGCCGCTATGCAGGCCATCCCCAGGGAAATATATGAAGCTGCAATGCTTGATGGGGCCGGCCCCATTAGAAGGTTCATCTATATAACGATTCCAATGCTAAGGCCAATGATAGTCTACGTGGTCGTCATGGGATTAATAGGAGCTCTTCAAATGTTCGATCTAGCCTGGGTTATGGCGGGACCTAGTGGAGGCCCTGGGGGAGCTGGATATACCATTGCAATGGATATATATAACGAAGCTTTTGCTCGCATAAGGCCTGGTGTCGCGGTCGCTAAAAGCTGGTTTCTCTTTGCGATAATTTTCACGACGACTTATCTCTTTCAAAGAAGGTTTGGGAGGGCAATAAGATGA
- a CDS encoding carbohydrate ABC transporter permease — protein MISEKTMKKLWLLLTYSVLIIFALVYLMPFIRSIVASFMEWAQASKYPPEWIPHPFTLENYRKLFRLELFPRWILNTSLYAGITVTGNIIFSSMAGYAFARLKFPGRDVIFSSLLSLLMIPMFVTLVPNYIIIYKLGLVDNIFGLSLLSLVSVSSIFLMRQYFTSLPNEIFEAARLDGCGPIKSFFYIALPLAKPALGAVAVYQFLGAWNAFIGPLIFLRSPENFTLPVGLSFAFQRSMWTEYTPIIAGSIVAAAPTILLFVALNKYLIRGIVVTGGKG, from the coding sequence ATGATTAGTGAGAAAACTATGAAGAAGTTATGGTTACTGCTTACGTATTCCGTCTTGATAATCTTTGCCTTAGTGTATTTAATGCCCTTCATAAGGTCGATAGTTGCATCCTTTATGGAGTGGGCCCAGGCATCTAAGTATCCACCAGAGTGGATTCCCCATCCCTTCACGTTAGAAAATTACAGAAAACTATTTAGACTCGAATTGTTCCCTAGATGGATACTCAACACATCCCTTTACGCTGGAATAACGGTTACCGGGAATATAATCTTTTCAAGCATGGCTGGTTACGCTTTTGCCAGATTAAAGTTTCCTGGAAGAGATGTGATATTCTCTAGTCTGTTATCTTTACTCATGATTCCAATGTTTGTAACGTTAGTTCCTAACTACATCATAATTTACAAATTGGGGCTTGTTGATAACATATTTGGCCTTTCCCTCTTAAGCTTAGTGAGCGTATCTAGTATATTCTTGATGAGACAATACTTTACATCTCTACCTAACGAAATATTTGAAGCAGCCCGACTTGATGGATGTGGGCCAATAAAGTCTTTCTTTTACATAGCACTCCCACTTGCCAAACCAGCTTTAGGTGCTGTCGCTGTTTATCAATTTTTAGGTGCTTGGAATGCATTCATTGGCCCACTGATATTCCTCCGTTCTCCTGAGAATTTCACTTTACCCGTAGGTCTAAGCTTCGCGTTCCAAAGGAGCATGTGGACTGAGTACACTCCGATCATAGCTGGCTCGATAGTGGCGGCCGCTCCCACGATTCTACTATTCGTAGCTCTAAATAAGTACCTAATTAGAGGAATAGTAGTTACGGGAGGGAAGGGATAA
- a CDS encoding ABC transporter ATP-binding protein, giving the protein MARVLLKNVTKVFGDVVAVNKLNLEVKDGEFMVLLGPSGCGKSTTLRLIAGLETPTEGEIWIGDKLVNDIDPTKRNVAMVFQNYALYPHMTVFGNIEFPLKMAGVPKSERIKKVKEIADFLGIGDLLNRKPSELSGGQQQRVALARALVREPEVFLLDEPLSNLDAKIRTQMRFELKKLLSYDLKITTIYVTHDQVEAMTMADRIAVMNKGVIQQVGTPDEIFYKPKNTFVATFVGSPQMNLIEGEIIKKDGKVIFDCGEFSLRLPEDLNIEGRVILGFRPQHVEVSEMPREDFIEGKLIGIEKLGVESYAHPAYGDVEIIIRVPEELKIKERKIYWRPSLTRIYLFDPRTGELIYG; this is encoded by the coding sequence ATGGCGAGGGTGCTATTAAAGAATGTTACCAAAGTATTTGGAGATGTTGTGGCTGTAAATAAGCTTAATCTAGAAGTTAAGGATGGAGAATTTATGGTTTTGCTCGGACCTAGTGGATGCGGTAAGTCAACGACCCTAAGGTTAATAGCAGGTTTAGAAACACCTACTGAGGGAGAAATTTGGATAGGGGATAAACTCGTTAATGACATTGATCCTACAAAAAGGAACGTAGCTATGGTATTTCAGAATTATGCTCTCTATCCTCACATGACAGTTTTTGGTAACATAGAGTTTCCGCTGAAAATGGCAGGAGTTCCTAAGAGCGAGAGAATAAAAAAGGTAAAGGAAATTGCAGATTTCTTGGGTATTGGGGATTTGCTTAATAGAAAACCTAGTGAGCTCAGCGGAGGTCAACAACAGCGTGTTGCATTGGCTAGGGCCCTTGTTAGGGAGCCTGAAGTTTTCCTGCTCGATGAGCCTTTGAGCAATTTAGATGCAAAGATTAGAACTCAGATGAGGTTTGAATTAAAGAAGTTACTCAGCTATGACCTAAAAATAACTACGATATACGTTACCCATGATCAGGTTGAAGCCATGACAATGGCGGATAGGATAGCAGTCATGAATAAGGGGGTTATTCAGCAAGTTGGAACTCCTGATGAAATCTTTTATAAACCTAAGAATACATTTGTAGCAACGTTTGTTGGAAGTCCCCAGATGAACCTTATAGAGGGTGAAATAATTAAAAAAGATGGAAAAGTCATCTTTGATTGCGGTGAATTTTCTCTTAGGCTACCAGAGGATTTAAACATTGAAGGAAGGGTAATCCTGGGATTCAGGCCTCAACATGTAGAGGTCTCGGAAATGCCAAGAGAGGATTTCATTGAAGGTAAACTGATAGGGATTGAGAAGCTCGGCGTCGAGAGCTATGCCCATCCAGCGTATGGTGATGTTGAAATAATAATTCGGGTGCCTGAGGAATTAAAAATTAAGGAAAGGAAAATATATTGGAGACCTAGTCTCACTAGGATTTACCTCTTTGACCCAAGAACAGGTGAGCTCATTTACGGCTAA
- a CDS encoding extradiol dioxygenase, producing the protein MLVGMAVMPHGNEAVYPPDDESRKLNEALKEIGRRLKDSETYVLISPHNVRISDKLGIIMTEYLIPWLPFNDVHVPSESEYKTDRMLAEKIFKEARGRFPIVDINFASAKGRYSRFPLTWGEIIPLHFLEKREIVLLTPARIDRNILVEFGRFLGKLLEEEEKKIGLIISADHGHAHDEKGPYGYAKESEEYDKIITEALKSSNLETLLSLDDEFIAKAKPDSYWSLLIGLGVLKEIPMKSSLVTYACPTYYGMASALFSRK; encoded by the coding sequence ATGCTAGTTGGAATGGCCGTAATGCCTCATGGAAACGAAGCAGTTTATCCCCCAGACGATGAAAGTAGAAAGTTAAATGAAGCATTAAAGGAGATAGGAAGGAGGTTAAAAGATTCAGAAACCTACGTATTGATAAGCCCACATAACGTCAGGATAAGCGACAAACTTGGAATAATTATGACGGAATACCTAATCCCCTGGCTTCCCTTTAACGATGTACATGTGCCAAGTGAAAGCGAGTATAAAACAGATAGAATGTTGGCCGAGAAGATATTCAAGGAAGCAAGAGGAAGGTTTCCAATCGTTGATATAAACTTCGCAAGTGCTAAGGGAAGATACTCAAGATTTCCACTAACTTGGGGAGAAATAATTCCTCTCCACTTCCTTGAGAAGAGGGAGATAGTATTACTAACCCCAGCCAGGATAGATAGGAACATCTTAGTAGAATTTGGAAGGTTCCTTGGGAAGTTATTAGAGGAAGAGGAGAAAAAGATAGGGCTAATAATAAGTGCTGACCATGGGCACGCCCACGATGAAAAGGGGCCTTATGGGTATGCTAAAGAATCTGAAGAGTACGATAAGATAATAACGGAAGCACTAAAGAGTTCAAATCTCGAAACTTTATTAAGCCTAGATGATGAATTCATAGCAAAAGCAAAGCCTGATAGTTATTGGTCCCTTTTGATAGGACTTGGAGTTCTAAAGGAGATACCGATGAAATCAAGCCTGGTAACTTACGCTTGTCCAACTTACTATGGAATGGCATCGGCATTGTTTAGCCGTAAATGA
- the fbp gene encoding fructose-1,6-bisphosphate aldolase/phosphatase, with the protein MAVGEKITISVIKADVGGWPGHSRVHPALIEKAREVLSEAQKNGTIIDFYVTYAGDDLQLIMTHKKGVDSPEVHGLAWEAFKKATEVAKELGLYGAGQDLLKDAFSGNVRGLGPSVAEMEITLRKSEPIVTFHLDKTEPGAFNLPIFRMFADPFNTAGLVIDPKMHMGFRFEIWDILEHKKVIMSSPEEMYDILALIGAKSRYVIKRVYPKEGHPVPKDEPVAVVSTEKLYEVAGEYVGKDDPVAIVRAQSGLPALGEVLEPFAFPHLVSGWMRGSHNGPLMPVPLKYATPTRFDGPPRAVALGWQISPEGKLIGPVDLFDDPAFDWARQKALEITDYIRRHGPFEPHRLPSEEMEYTTLPGVLEKLKDRFEPIE; encoded by the coding sequence ATGGCCGTTGGTGAGAAGATAACTATAAGCGTTATAAAGGCTGATGTTGGTGGATGGCCGGGACACTCCAGAGTTCATCCAGCCCTAATTGAAAAGGCCAGGGAGGTTCTTTCTGAAGCCCAGAAGAACGGGACGATAATAGACTTCTACGTAACTTACGCTGGAGATGACCTTCAGCTGATCATGACCCATAAGAAGGGTGTAGACAGCCCCGAGGTTCACGGGTTAGCTTGGGAGGCATTTAAGAAGGCTACTGAGGTTGCTAAGGAGCTTGGTCTTTACGGAGCTGGTCAGGACTTGCTTAAAGATGCCTTTAGTGGTAACGTTAGAGGACTGGGACCAAGCGTTGCTGAGATGGAAATAACCTTAAGAAAGAGCGAGCCAATAGTTACCTTCCACTTAGATAAGACCGAGCCGGGAGCTTTCAACCTACCGATCTTTAGGATGTTTGCAGATCCCTTTAATACTGCAGGGTTAGTCATAGATCCAAAGATGCACATGGGATTCAGGTTTGAGATCTGGGATATTTTAGAGCACAAGAAGGTTATAATGAGCTCTCCAGAGGAAATGTACGACATCTTAGCCTTAATAGGAGCCAAGAGCAGGTACGTTATCAAGAGGGTCTATCCAAAGGAGGGCCACCCAGTACCAAAGGATGAACCAGTTGCTGTAGTCTCAACTGAGAAGCTTTATGAAGTTGCAGGAGAGTACGTAGGAAAAGATGATCCTGTAGCAATAGTAAGAGCCCAAAGTGGCCTTCCAGCCCTGGGAGAAGTTCTAGAACCATTTGCATTCCCACACTTGGTTAGTGGATGGATGAGAGGTAGCCACAACGGCCCACTAATGCCAGTTCCTCTAAAGTATGCAACGCCAACGAGATTCGATGGACCACCTAGGGCCGTAGCTCTAGGATGGCAGATAAGCCCGGAAGGAAAGCTTATCGGACCCGTTGACCTCTTCGATGATCCTGCATTTGATTGGGCGAGACAGAAGGCCCTAGAGATAACTGATTACATAAGAAGGCATGGGCCTTTCGAACCACACAGGCTACCATCTGAGGAAATGGAGTACACAACCCTTCCAGGAGTTCTAGAAAAGTTAAAGGATAGATTTGAGCCGATAGAGTAG
- the snatA gene encoding neutral amino acid NAAT transporter SnatA, with amino-acid sequence MLEAIKTFMILYTGMFAITNPIGAVPVFMSVVGHLPAEIKHEVAKKVSITVFITLTVFALVGQWIFKFFGSSIDAFAIAGGILLFRMGMEMLSGKLSSVKIDEEDVTLEEVAVIPLAIPLISGPGAITTVMLYMTKESPGIVILTIIAIGLTTYGILYSGNKIIERLGRVGVKVTTRMMGLILTSMAMQMIINGIKGAFGI; translated from the coding sequence ATGCTAGAAGCTATAAAAACGTTCATGATCCTCTACACAGGAATGTTTGCCATTACAAATCCCATTGGGGCCGTTCCCGTATTTATGAGTGTTGTCGGTCATTTACCTGCTGAGATTAAGCATGAAGTAGCTAAGAAAGTCTCAATTACAGTCTTCATAACTCTCACAGTCTTTGCACTAGTTGGGCAATGGATATTCAAATTCTTCGGTTCAAGTATCGATGCCTTTGCAATAGCTGGGGGAATACTTCTGTTCAGGATGGGAATGGAAATGCTGTCTGGAAAGCTTTCCTCCGTTAAGATAGATGAAGAGGATGTGACACTGGAAGAGGTAGCTGTAATACCCCTAGCCATTCCACTAATCTCAGGGCCCGGAGCTATAACAACCGTTATGCTATATATGACTAAGGAGTCCCCTGGGATCGTAATCCTCACGATAATTGCAATAGGGCTTACAACTTATGGAATCTTATATTCAGGTAACAAGATAATAGAGAGGCTCGGAAGGGTTGGAGTTAAAGTCACAACAAGAATGATGGGCCTAATTCTTACTTCAATGGCCATGCAAATGATAATAAATGGAATAAAAGGAGCATTCGGAATTTAA
- the thyX gene encoding FAD-dependent thymidylate synthase: MVKVKLINYTPKPLETVTWAALISYWDGWSTEAFEKISPNDVEIHLPRILSYGHESILEHATFTFSIEGCSRVCTHQLVRHRIASYTQQSQRYIKINPEDVEETFVIPESIKKDSELLKEWKELLKRSLELYEKSIERGIHQEDARFILPQSVKTKIVVTMNLRELKHFFGLRLCERAQWEIREVAWKMLEEIAKRKELKPIIEWAKLGPRCIQLGYCPERELMPPGCLKRTRERWKNLLEKY; the protein is encoded by the coding sequence ATGGTTAAGGTAAAACTGATAAATTACACTCCCAAACCCTTGGAGACAGTTACTTGGGCTGCACTTATAAGCTATTGGGATGGTTGGAGTACCGAAGCTTTTGAGAAGATATCCCCTAATGATGTTGAAATTCACCTACCTAGAATCCTAAGCTACGGACACGAATCAATCCTGGAGCATGCAACTTTCACATTCTCCATAGAGGGATGCTCAAGGGTGTGCACGCATCAGCTCGTTAGGCATAGGATAGCAAGTTACACCCAACAGAGTCAAAGGTACATTAAAATAAACCCTGAAGATGTTGAGGAAACCTTCGTCATACCGGAGTCCATAAAAAAAGATTCGGAGTTATTAAAAGAGTGGAAAGAGCTACTTAAGAGATCTTTAGAATTGTACGAGAAAAGCATTGAAAGGGGGATACATCAAGAGGATGCAAGATTCATCCTTCCCCAATCAGTTAAAACGAAAATTGTAGTAACGATGAACCTAAGGGAACTAAAGCACTTCTTTGGATTGAGATTATGCGAGAGGGCCCAATGGGAGATCAGGGAAGTTGCTTGGAAGATGCTTGAGGAAATTGCCAAAAGGAAAGAGCTCAAGCCGATAATTGAGTGGGCTAAGCTAGGGCCAAGATGCATCCAACTTGGCTACTGTCCAGAGAGGGAACTTATGCCACCAGGTTGCTTAAAAAGAACGAGGGAAAGGTGGAAAAACTTATTGGAAAAGTATTAG
- a CDS encoding Tfx family DNA-binding protein encodes MKTFLTEQQIKVLVLRAKGLKQSEIAKILKTTRANVSILEKRALEKIEKAKNTLLLWEQINSKVNVNVKAGEDIFSVPEKLFKKADEAGVKVPYSTAEIIAFLVEHAPIENRLAKRDFVIFLDSKNRLRISDCLINLDEIEKK; translated from the coding sequence ATGAAGACGTTCTTAACGGAGCAACAAATAAAGGTTTTAGTTTTAAGGGCTAAAGGCCTTAAACAGAGTGAAATTGCTAAGATACTTAAGACTACGAGAGCTAACGTTAGTATATTGGAGAAAAGAGCTTTAGAGAAAATAGAAAAGGCTAAAAATACTCTTCTTCTATGGGAGCAAATAAACTCGAAGGTCAACGTAAATGTTAAGGCTGGTGAGGATATATTTAGCGTGCCCGAGAAGCTTTTCAAAAAGGCCGATGAGGCTGGGGTTAAAGTTCCTTATAGCACGGCCGAAATAATAGCTTTTCTTGTTGAGCATGCTCCAATAGAGAATAGGCTTGCAAAGAGGGATTTCGTAATATTCCTGGATTCAAAGAATAGGCTGAGAATTAGTGATTGCCTGATAAACTTGGATGAAATAGAGAAAAAATAA
- a CDS encoding indolepyruvate oxidoreductase subunit beta has protein sequence MKEYNIVITGVGGQGILTAANLLGWAALKAGYKVRVGEVHGMSQRFGSVIAYVRFGDDVYGAMVPEGKADVILSFEPVEALRYINYLKKGGLVFTNARPIPPVQVSMGLATYPSLEEIKRIVEEEFNGKFLAFDAEKLAIEAGNVITTNVVLIGALTQTPGFPLSAEHVKEVIRLSVPPKAVDVNMKAFDLGVKAAKEMLNL, from the coding sequence ATGAAGGAGTACAATATCGTTATTACGGGTGTTGGAGGTCAGGGTATCCTTACTGCTGCGAATCTATTGGGATGGGCAGCTCTTAAAGCAGGGTACAAAGTGAGGGTGGGCGAAGTCCACGGAATGAGTCAGAGGTTTGGTTCAGTTATAGCCTACGTCCGTTTTGGTGATGACGTTTATGGAGCAATGGTTCCTGAAGGAAAAGCCGATGTAATACTAAGCTTCGAACCCGTCGAAGCTTTGAGGTATATAAATTACCTTAAGAAAGGAGGTCTCGTGTTCACTAACGCAAGACCAATTCCACCAGTCCAAGTTTCAATGGGTCTCGCAACTTACCCAAGCCTGGAAGAGATAAAAAGAATTGTTGAAGAAGAGTTTAATGGCAAATTCCTAGCTTTTGATGCTGAAAAACTAGCCATAGAAGCTGGAAACGTGATAACTACCAACGTAGTTCTTATTGGAGCACTAACTCAAACCCCAGGATTTCCACTTTCAGCTGAGCACGTAAAAGAGGTGATAAGGCTCAGCGTTCCTCCAAAGGCCGTTGACGTTAACATGAAGGCCTTTGACTTAGGAGTTAAAGCCGCAAAGGAAATGCTCAACCTCTGA